The Rahnella aquatilis CIP 78.65 = ATCC 33071 genomic sequence GATGCGTCAGACCCTCAGCCGGATGGCGTTACATCTTGAAGGGCAGACGATGCTGCTGATGCGTCTGGCTGCCGCTTGCGGCGCACGGGATAATCCGGCGGAACAATTGTTATGCCGCCTGCTGACGCCTGCTGCCAAGTTTGAAGTGTGCCGTCAGGGGATGCCGTTTGTGGCAGAGGCGATGGAAGTGCTGGGCGGTATTGGCTATTGCGAAGACAGTGAATTGCCACGTTTGTACCGCGAAATGCCGGTCAACAGCATCTGGGAGGGCTCAGGGAATGTGATGTGTCTGGATGTGCTGCGTACGCTCAAAAAACTGCCTGCCAGTGCGGACATGGTACAGCAGATTTTGCATCAGGCGCGCGGACAAAATCGTGTCTTTGACCGGGCGTCACGCCAGTTTTTACAACGGCTGCGTACACCGGAAGAAGCGCAGGGGCGCTGGCTGACCGGCCAGCTATGTCACCTGCTGACAGCGGCGCAAATGCTGGAGTTTGCCTCGCCACCGGTGGCAGATGCGTGGTGCCGCATGGTGCTTGATCCGCGCGGCGAAACGCTGTTGCCGGAACGGTTATGTCAGTTGTTACTTAACCGCGCGATTGGGGCTGAATAATCAGCGGTAAAGTGTAGCCTGGGAATACCAGCGGCCGGGAATGATGGTTTCGCTGTTAAACATGATCACGTAGTAATGAGCACCTGCAGCATCGGCGCGGCGCTGGATTTCGGCTTCGGCATCCATCGGGCTGCCAATCACATCGACCGTGATACTGCCAATTTTGGTCAGGGTGGAGGTCTGCGCGCGGGTAATTTCCTGCGCTTTGTCCGTCGCAGCAGGCGGTGCAACCGGCGTGGTTTGCATCAGATTACTGCAACCGCTAAGCGCCGCCAGTACAAGCAGCAGGGCGGGGATTCGGAGGGATTTCATCGTGATATCCGGTTAAAGGGCGATACTATGAGTGTAGCCCTTTAACCGGTCTGCTGGCGAGTCTGCGCGGCGTTTATTGCCGCGCGAACCGCATTCTAGCGTTCGGATATTTTAAAGACGCTGACCAGTTGTGAAAGGTGGCGGCCTTGTTCGCTGAGCGCCGCCACGGTTTGCTGTGAATTTTCCACCAGCGTGGCGTTCTCCTGCGTCGCTTTGCCAATCTGCATAATGGCAATATTTACCTGCGAAATACCGGAAGACTGTTCGTGCGACGCCACATCGATATCGCTCATCAGCACCTTTACCTGATTAATGCCCTGTAAAATATGGCTCATGTTTGCCTGCGTTTTGGCCGCACTCTGATGGCCGTCTTCGACTTTGCCCAGGGAATCCGCGACCAGATTTTCAATCTCCTTCACCGCATTGGAACTGCGCTGTGCCAGCGCCCGGACTTCTGATGCGACGACGGCAAATCCGCGTCCGTGCTCACCGGCTCTGGCGGCTTCTACGGCGGCGTTCAGGGCCAGAATGTTAGTCTGGAAGGCGATGCCTTCGATAACGGTCGTGATATCCGCGATGCGCGTTGAGGCGTGTTTAATGGCCTCCATGCTCATGACCGACTGATTCACCGCCTCCGCGCCAACGGTGGCCGCTTTATCGGTCTGTTGCACCAGTTGTGTGGCCTGTGTAGCGTTGTCCGCTGTGTTCTGAACGGTGGCAGTAATCTGCTCCATACTGGCCGAGGTTTCTTCCAGGCTGCTGGCTTGTGTGCCGATCTGCTGAGTGATCTGCTCGCTGTCGTGTGCCAGCCCCTGAGTGCTCATCATGATTTCAGACGAAACCTGCCGTACCTCGTCGACAATTTTTTCCAGCCCGTGACCGATACCGTCAATGGCATGCATCAGTGCACCAATTTCATCGATGCGCTGCGTCTCAGCCCGCGCGCGCAGGTCCCCGCTGGCATACTGTTGTGCGATGCGTACGACCTCGCTCAACGGGCGGCTGACCAGTTTGCGGGTCAGTCCGATAAACAGAGCCGCAAAACACGCCAGCGCCAGCAGGCTTATCAGCAGAAACTGATTGCGCGTACTGTTGACCTGTTCCATCAGGCTGTTTTTATCGGTACTGCCGACCACAACCCAATGCCAGGCCGGAACATTCGCATACACCATAAATTGCTGATGCTGGCTGGCCGCATCCGTGTATTCGCGCTGGCCTTTTGGCTGCGACATGACCTGTTGTAACTCGCCGTCAGGCCACGCAGGGGTTTTACCTTCCCCGGTCGGATGAACCAGATATTTCCCCTGATCTTTCCCCGGTGCGCTGTTCAGTACAAAGAAATACCCTTTCTCACCAATACGTTTGGACAGGATTTTCTGGCGCATATCGGCATATTCTGCCGTGATATCGACACCCACGAACAAAATCCCAATCACATTGCCCTGCGCATCGCGCACCGGCTGGTATTTGGTAATGTATTGTTTACCAAATAATGTCGCCAGTCCGCTGAAGGATTGTCCGGCCATAATTTGTGCATAAGCCGGGCTGGTATTATCGAGTAACGTGCCGATAGCGCGGCTGCCATCCTGTTTTTTCAGGGACGTGGTTACGCGGATAAAGTCATCGCCCCGGCGGGCAAACACTGTAGAAATTGCACCGGTGCGTGCCAGAAAATCATCGGGAATTTTACTGTCGAGATTCAGGGGTGTACCGCCTGCTTTAATGACCGGTGCTGACTGATCGCCCACCATGACAGGGCTGGCGGGATCCAGTTCGAAATCCGACGGCAGAAAATGACTGAACAGGCGCGTATAGCTGTCCACTTCCGCATTCAGGCTGGCGTTGTACATTTCTATCATGTCCACCACGCCGGTCACCTGCTCAGAAATGGCGTTAACGGTCAGTTCACTGACCTGCTTTCCGGCAGAATGCGTCAGTGACAAAGTGAAAATAATAAATAAGGTTCCGACGAGCAGCGAGGCGATGCTGGCCAGTTTTGCGCCAATGCTCCACCGTCGAAATGCACGTTTTGATGCTTTTTTCATGGTTTTTTCCCGTTAGCTTCTGATAGCGCACTAACGGCGGATAACGGGAAAGGATTAATGTTCAAATGTAACTATTTATTTCAATTTAAATTGATCTGAATCAATGAAATAAAAATGAATATATGAATTTGAATTAATGTCGATCTGACCAAAACAGCGGGCTGGACATAACAGGTTATAAATCATACGAAAAAGGTTGTAGTCGCCATTTTTCAGACCCGTAGAATGGCGTGGCACATAGCAGCCGACATTTTTACGAAACGCGCAGGGGAAGACACGATGATTGAGATGTATGAAGAAGATGTAGACGGGATCCAGATCATCCACGCCGTGCCCGCCGGACAGTATCAGCAGCAACTCCCGACGATTTTTTTCTATCATGGTTTTCTGTCTTCTAAAGAGATTTACTCGTATTTCGGCTACACACTGGCGAAAACGGGTTTTCGTGTGATCCTGCCTGATGCGTTAATGCACGGCGCACGTGCGGAACACAGTGAAGAGCGCTGTCTGGCGAATTTCTGGCATATTTTACAGAACAATATTGATGATCTGGCCTTGCTTAAAGAAGCGTTTGTCGGACGGGGTCTGGCGGATCCGCAGCGTTTAGGTGTCGGTGGCGTTTCGATGGGCGGCATGACCACCATGGCGGCGCTGGTCAAATTCCCGTGGATTAAAGCGGCGGCAAACCTGATGGGCTCCGGTTATTTCGCGCATTTATCCCACCATCTTTTCCCTGCTTACAACGCCGGTGGTATGGTGCAGCGTGATGTGTTTGAACGCGAAATCGCACCTTTACTGAGTCTTGATATCAGCGGGAAAGCGGCGTTAATCGCAGATATTCCTTTGTTTGTCTGGCACGGGGAAGAGGATGACGTTGTGCCGTTTGGCGAAAGTCAGCGGTTGCGACAGGAGCTGGCTGAAAGTGGCGCGGATGCCAATCTGACCTTTATTTCTGAGGCTGGCGCCAGGCATAAAGTCTCGGTTCATGCGCTGGCAGAAGCCACCGCTTTCTTCGCTGCAAAGCTGTAGAGAAATTAATCTGCCTTTCTCCTTGAGTTTCCCACAGGCTGTACATATAATTGCGCGTCATTTTTTCGACCGCACACAAACACGTTCCTTGCTTCCATGGGCCGCGGTTGACCCTGACAGGAGGCTGAATAATCCGTAAGGAGCAATTCGATGCGTCATTACGAAATCGTTTTTATGGTTCACCCTGACCAAAGCGAACAGGTTCCGGGCATGATCGAGCGTTACAGTGCAGTAATCACTAACGCTGCTGGTCAGATTCACCGTCTGGAAGACTGGGGCCGCCGTCAACTGGCTTACCCGATCAACAAACTGCACAAAGCTCACTACGTTCTGCTGAACGTTGAAGCTCCGCAGGAAGCGATCGATGAGCTGGAAACTAACTTCCGCTTCAACGACGCCGTTATCCGTAGCATGGTTATGCGTACTAAACACGCGGTAACTGAAGCATCTCCAATGGTTAAAGCAAAAGACGAACGTCGTGATCGTCGTGAAGATTTTGCTGAAGCTAATGATGATGCTGAAGCTGGGGATTCTGAAGAGTAATTGCCGTGACGGCGAATCGTCTGGTGTTGTCGGGCACTGTGTGCAAGACACCCATTCGTAAAGTCAGTCCTTCGGGCATTCCACACTGCCAGTTTGTGCTAGAGCACAAATCGTCGCAGCAGGAAGCCGGATTTAACCGACAAGCATGGTGCAGAATGCCCGTGGTTGTCAGTGGACAAGCGTCACAAGCATTAACTCACAGTATAACGGTCGGCACGCAACTCACTGTTACCGGATTCATTAGCTGCCATCAAGGGCGCAATGGTCTGAATAAAGTGGTGTTACATGCCGAGCAGATTGATTTGATAGATTCTGGAGACTAGCCTAATGGCACGTTATTTCCGTCGTCGCAAGTTCTGCCGTTTCACCGCGGAAGGCGTTGTAGAGATTGATTACAAAGACATCGCTACACTGAAAAACTACATTACCGAAAGCGGTAAAATTGTCCCGAGCCGTATTACCGGTACTCGTGCAAAATACCAGCGTCAGCTCGCTCGTTGCATCAAGCGTGCTCGCTACCTTTCATTGTTGCCATACACTGATCGTCATCAGTAATCGGCCACTGTCTATTAACGACTTTGAGAGGATAAAGTAATGCAAGTTATTCTGCTTGATAAAGTAGCAAACCTGGGCAGCCTGGGTGATCAAGTTAACGTTAAAGCGGGCTACGCTCGTAACTTCCTGGTACCACAGGGCAAAGCTGTTCCTGCTACCAAGAAAAACGTTGAGTTCTTCGAAGCACGTCGTGCAGAACTGGAAGCCAAACTGGCTGACGTTCTGAACGCTGCTGAAGCTCGCGCAACTAAAATCAACGAACTGGGTTCAGTCACCATCGCGTCTAAATCAGGCGACGAAGGCAAACTGTTCGGCTCTATCGGTACTCGCGATATTGCTGATGCAGTAACTGCTGCTGGCGTTGAAGTTGCTAAAAGCGAAGTTCGTTTGCCGAACGGCGTCCTGCGTACTACGGGTGACCACGAAGTGGAATTCCAGGTACACAGCGATGTGTTCGCTAAACTGAACGTGATCGTGGTTGCTGAAGCGTAATAACGCGGAAGTAAACCTGTGAAACGCCGGCCTTGTGCCGGCGTTTTGCTTTTCTGCGTCAGAAAAATGCACAGAGGGGAAGGGATGAGAAACGGGATCAGTTACCGCGCTGGAAACTGCCGTCTGGCTGACGGGTAAATGTCACCGTAACATTCTGATCTGTTGTCACTTGCAGGGCCATGACTGCCCCCTGCGCATCACGCTGTATCTTCACTTCCTGCCCGGTCTTCAGGGTGCTTAGCGGTTTATCCGCCCCTTCTACCCGTGCCATCGAAAATACGTCGTTTACTGCCATATTATTATCGCGGAACAACTGCGCCAGCGTCTGACCCGACTGCACCTGATAACTGCGCCATGTGCCGCTGTTGTCATTACTTTGTGGCTGAACAGGCTCAGGTTGTGCCATTTGTGTCGTGCGACCCTGATCGTTACGCAAATCGGCCTGCATCGGGATGCTGGCCGGTTGTTGCGGTTGCGATGGGGCGTAGGTGTTTTCTGGCGTATACGGCCACAGTAATGCCAGCAGGATGACCAGCGCAGCAAGGATCATGCCGCGACGATGTGCATACGGCAGTGGCGACATCCAGTGGAAATCGTCGCTCATATGCCAGATTTTGCTCAACAGCGTTTTGCCGCGTGTTGCAGCAGATGTTCCGGTTTCCGTTTCCGCAGAAGTGATTTCACTTTCGCTTTCACTTTGCGGTGCTGTCGTGTCTCGCATCGGCCTTTTCATAATGGCAATCCAGGATCTCAACATGGGTTGATAAATACGGATGGCTTTCCTTCTCCTGGGCGGGATTCTGCCCATGACGACCTCTCTTGTTAACTGTCGTAATGTCGACTGCCTGTTGCTGCCTAGTATAGCTGTTTAACTGCTTGATGCGGAAAGGGACAAAGCACAAATATCACCCAAACGATGTCCTGAATGGCGTCAAATGCGAAAAATTTCCCGAAAAGGGAAAGGAACTGCGTCTGCCGTCATGTTGCCTCACACAGGATTTTACCCAAAAGCCTTGCGCTGCTATGCTGCGCCTTCGACATTTTTAAGAGCTAAGGAAATTTCATGACTACCCCTTCATTTGACAGCGTAGAAGCGCAGGCAAGTTACGGTATCGGCCTGCAGGTCGGTCAACAGTTGCAGGAATCAGGTTTGCAGGGCTTAGAGCCTGACGCACTGCTGGCAGGCTTACGCGACGCGCTGGAAGGGAATACGCCAGCCGTTCCTGTTGATGTGGTTCACCGCGCACTGCGTGAAGTCCACGAACGTGCTGATGCTGTTCGTCGTGAACGTCAGGAAGCACTGGCAGTTCAGGGTCAGGAATTCCTGACTGCAAATGCACAGCGTGAAGGCGTGAGCAGCACCGAATCAGGTCTGCAATTCTCTGTCATCACCCAGGGCGAAGGTTCAATCCCGGGCCGTCAGGATCGCGTACGTGTTCATTACACCGGTAAACTGATCGACGGTACTGTGTTTGACAGCTCCGTACAGCGTGGCGAGCCGGCGGAGTTCCCGGTCAACGGCGTTATCGCGGGCTGGATTGAAGCACTGACCCTGATGCCGGTGGGTTCTAAGTGGGAACTGTATATCCCGCATAATCTGGCTTACGGCGAACGTGGCGCAGGGGCTTCCATCCCTCCCTACAGCGCACTGATCTTCGAAGTTGAGCTGCTGGAAATCCTGTAATACCTTACGGATAACAGAAACAGAAAAGGGCGCATAAGCGCCCTTTTCTGTTTCTGAAACCTGACTTATTCGCCACGCAGCGCGCGCGGGAACAACAGGTTGTTTTCCAGATGGATATGCTCCATCAGGTCAGTGATGAATTCGTTGATGCCCGCGTACAGTGCCCGCCAGGTCACACACGCCCCTTCAGGCGGCGTCACGTTATGGGTCAGGCGTTTGATCTCTTCCAGAATCTGTCCCGCATCATCGTGCTCACGTTCCATGACGGAGATCGGACCGGCAGCCTGACGGCCCATTCCGCCGCGAATCATCGGGAACAGAATTTGTTCTTCTTTCATCATGTGGCTGGTCAGTTCTTCCAGAATCAGTTGCAGCTGAACTGCCAGTCCGTGCGGACAAGGTAATTTGTCACCGTGTACCCGTTCCACTTTCTCTGCCATCAGAACCAGTTCAGGCAGCTCCTGACGGTGACGATCGTGGTAGCGTGGAATAATAAAATCGATAATTTGCGCCAGCGGTGCGCTTTTCCAGTCAGTGGAGGTATCCGGCTGTCGGGCAATCTCAGCAATCTGTTGTTCGATGAGGTCAATATCCAGCTCTTTTTTGGTGACCGCACGTAGCAGGGTTTGTTTACCGCCACAGCAGAAATCGAGATCGTACTGACGGAACAGACGTGTAGCGCGCGGAATGGCAACAGCCAGAGCGCCAAGGGGTTGGTCGCGATAGTCCATGATGAAGCCTCGTTAAATGAAAGAATTTATAACATGTATTATAAATGCATGTTTAAGTCGCGGCTATAGCTCAAAGGAAGTACAGACAGAAAAAACGCCCCGGTCAGGGCGTTTGAAGGGAGCATTATTTTTGCAAATCGACCTGATAAATCTCAAAACCTATAGCATCGGTGCCTTTAGCCGTCATCGGGTATTGCGCGTGCGACTGAATAAAGGCTGCTGCTTTGTCGCCAGGAGATGTTTCGAAACGGATATCCAGCGGTTGCGTTGCCGTAATTTTCGCCAGTTTCCAGTTGTTGTCTGCCGTTGGCGTGACCGCACCTGCTTTTTTGGTTTCCGCGCTGATATACGCGGCGACCACGGAACGGTTTTCATCAGGTGATGCAAAAGCGATGTGTTTATCACCGGTACCTGCGAATTTTCCGCCGTAAGCCCGGTAATTATTCGTGGCGACCAGGAAGCTGGCTTTCAGGTCTATCGGCTTACCGTTGTAGGTCAGGTTTTTAATGCGTTCGGCCTCTTTGTTAATCAGGGTGCATTCGCCATCGAATTTTGCAGGCTGACTGACATCAACCTCATATTTCACGCCATCGATAACGTCAAAATTATAAGTACGGAAACCATCCCAGTTGATCAGCGATTGCGGCTTGGTATTGTGAATATCGATTTGGTTAAACTGTCCGGCAGAACATTCCAGCCAGTCCTTCACTTCCTGTCCGGTGACTTTCATCACCACCAGCGTATTCGGATACAGATATAAATCTGCCGCATTGCGGAAAGTCAGCTCGCCTTTTTCCACTTCCACGAAACTGGCCGGATCGTTTTTACGGCCACCGACTTTAAATGGCGCAGCAGCAGAAAGTACCGGCAGATCGGCTAAATCCGGGTCGCCCTGAATGAAATGTTCGGTATAGGCTTTCTGCGCATTATTGACGATTTGTACTGTCGGATCGTCCTGAACCAGCGCCAGATAGCTGTACATGTTGTCGGTGGATTTACCGATGGGCTTGCTGACAAATTTACGTGTTGCGTCATGAGAAGGAGCGAGCACTTTCACCAGACTTTGATCTTCCGCCGCCAGAGATTTCTTCTGCTCTTTATCGTAAATCGGGCGCGCTTCAGCTTTAGCCGTTTCGACTTTCCAGCTGCCACTGTCGTTGTTCAGCACCATATCCACGACACCAAGATGGTCGCCCCACATGCCCGGCATGACGGCAGGAACGCCATTCAGCGTGCCTTGTCTGATGTCTGCGCCTTTAATACTGGCGAATTCCTCACTCGGGAAAACGGCGTGTGCGTGGCCGAACATAATGGCGTCGATGCCTTTCACCTGGCTCAGGTAATAGACCGAGTTTTCTGCCAGGGTTTTATAAGGATCGCCCGACAGGCCGGAGTGCGGGATAGCGACAATAATGTCGGCACCTTGCTTACGCATTTCCGGGATCCACTTTTTAGCGGTTTCGGTGATATCCGCCACGGTGACTTTGCCCTGCAGATTGGCTTTGTCCCAGACCATGATTTGCGGCGGTACAAAACCGATATAGCCGATGCGCAGATTATGGGTTTTGCCTTCGCGGTCCTTTACCGCGTTGTCGGTGATCAGGAATGGCGTGAACAGCGGCTTACCGGTTTTATCATCAATGACGTTGGCATTCACATACGGGAATTTCGCTCCGGCCAGTGCCTTTTTCAGGTAATCCAGACCGTAGTTAAATTCGTGGTTGCCCAGATTGCCGACCGCGTAATTCAGCGTGTTCATTGCCAGATACACCGGGTGGACGTCGCCCTGTTTCAGGCCTTTCGCCGCCATGTAATCGCCCAGCGGACTGCCCTGAATGATGTCGCCGTTGTCGACTAATACGGAATTGGTCACTTCGTTACGCGCCGCGTGGATCAGGCTCGCGGTGCGCACCAGTCCAAATTTATCGGTCGGTTTATCTTTGTAGTAATCGAAGTCCATCATGTTGCTGTGCAGGTCCGTGGTTTCCATAATGCGCAGATCCACCTGTGACGCCTGAACGGATGTCGCCGTCAGTGTCGCCAGCAGGGATAACGTCAGATGACGTTTATTCATTGCCTTGCCTCCAGAGAAAGGGATGATGCCCGTAAAAGAAAACCGGATATGTATCTCAAAATTTGCTGAGAATGTAATCAGTTGTCATGGATAAATGTGAGATGTAACAGCTTTATGGCGTGTTCACATTACGGGATGGCTATTCGCGGCAAAAAAAACTAGGCTTGAGAAATGAGAATCAAAGCACTGAGGTAAACGATGTTAGAGCAAATTTGTCAGTTAGCGCGCGATGCGGGTGACGCGATCATGGCGGTGTATGACGGTGAACAACCGCTGGATGCGCGCCATAAAAAAGACGATTCGCCGGTCACCGCAGCAGATATTGCAGCGCACAACGTGATTAAAGCTGGCCTGCAAACGCTGGATCCGCAAACGCCGATGCTGTCGGAAGAAGACCCGCAAAGCTGGGGCGAGCGCCAGAACTGGACGCGTTACTGGCTGGTTGATCCGCTGGACGGTACGAAAGAATTCCTGAAACGTAACGGTGAATTCACCGTGAATATTGCGCTGATCGAAGACGGTATCCCGGTGTTGGGCGTGGTGTACGTGCCGGTGACCAAGGTGATGTACAGCGCCGCAGAAGGCAAAGCCTGGAAAGAAGAGCAGGGGGTACGTCAGCAGATTGCCGTGAAAGAAGCGCATCCGCCGCTGGTGGTCGTCAGCCGTTCGCACTTCAGCAATGACCCTGAATTGCAGGATTATCTGGCGCAACTGGGCGAACATCAGACGGTAGCCATCGGTTCGTCGCTGAAATTCTGTCTGGTGGCGGAAGGCACAGCACAGCTTTATCCGCGCTTCGGGCCCACCAATATCTGGGATACCGGTGCCGGTCATGCTGTCGCGCTGGCCGCCGGAGCGCAGGTACATGACTGGAAAGGTCAGACGCTGGACTACGTGCCACGTGAATCATTCCTCAATCCGGGCTTCAGAGTGTCTTTATTCTGATATGACACCCCGGTTTATGACCGGGGTTTTTACGTTCTATTCTTTTACCAGGTGATCCACCAGCGTAATCACCTGCTGAACTTCCTGCGGCGACAACTGCCCGTCTTTAGCTAATTTAATCACCCCGTTTTTATCCAGCACCACTACCGCCGAACTTTCCGGTTGCAGTTCCCACGCTTTTTTCACCGCACCGTGACTGTCGACGATCACCTGCGACCACGGGAATTCACGTTTGCCACTTTCAATGCTTTTGCGCACAAACAGGCCGGTGCCGATAATCGCATCGTCGGTATTGACGATCGTCGTGGTCTGGTAACGATCATGCGGCAAGTTCGCCGCCCTGATGGCGGTGATCAGCGGCTCATTCAGCGCTTTGGCGCTGCTTCTTCCCGCCATGTGCTGCACGATACGCACTTTGCCAGGCAGTTTTGCGCTGTTCCATTTGCTGTAACTGAATACATCCTTAATGTCATTCAGTTCGCCTTTATCATCCACTCCGACCGGTGCCAGACGCTGGCCGACGGTAAAGTTGTGGGCAGAAGCAAAAAACGAAAATGTCATAAAAATGATCACAAAAAGACTTCTTAAAAGCATAGATTCTCCGGGGCGCAAAAGAACAGTCACGCCAATCATAGGACGGCATAAGTGGTCTGTCCTGTTGGTATGTTAAATTTGTGTTGCTGGTTACAAAATTGCCACATAAAGCAGGGTTATACTGTGTTTGAATGTCAGGGTTTAAGACAATACTGAAAAGCAATGTAAAAGCAGTTAAATCCACTGGCAATACCCGAGTGCCCTGCTATGTTATAGGTCTCTTCACTGCAAAATACTTTTCTGTCCCGGTATCTGTCGCCTTGCGACGTGGCCGGTACATGCAGTGATTTAACGGAGAACAATAGAAAAATGAGAATCTTCCAGCGTTACAATCCGATGAAAGTCGCGAAGTACGTTAAAACACTGTTTCGTGGACGTTTGTATATCAAGGACGTCGGTGCTTTTGAGTTTGACCATGGCAAGATTTTATTGCCAAAGGTTCGTGATAAGCGCCACTTTAGCGTGATGTCTGAAGTTAACCGGCAGGTTACGCATTTGCAGACAGAAATGGGCTAAGTGCCCTGCGTATTGACACTGCGGTTTCGCAGTGTGCGCAAAAAATAAACGGCTCCCTGGAGGAGCCGTTAGTGTTTCTGGCGTTTGAATTTCCCACGCGCGAAAAAAGCGCCTTACCCTTGCGCTTTCTTCTCGTCTTTAATTTCCTGCGGCGTTTTTGGCAGCAGTGGTGTCACCGGTTGATCGACAATACGCGTCACCAGCAACTGATCAATCTTGTAGCTGTCGATATCAACTACTTCAAATTTGAAGCCGGAGAATTTCACAAAATCCGTACGTTTCGGGATTTTACGCAGCATGAACATCATGAAGCCGCCGATGGTTTCATAGTTACCGGATTGCGGAAATTCTTCGATATGCAGCACGCGCATCACGTCTTCAATTGGCGTACCGCCTTCAATCAGCCATGAATGCTCGTCACGTGCCACAATCTGTTCTTCCATGCCCTGGCCGACCAGATCACCCATCAGCGTCGTCATCACGTCATTAAGCGTGATAATGCCAACCACCAGCGCATATTCATTGAGGATAACGGCAAAGTCTTCGCCTGCCGCTTTAAAGCTTTCCAGCGCTTCGGAAAGCGTCAGCGTATCCGGCACAATCAGCGCATTGCGGATTTGCACACCGCTGCTTAGCATTAAACTCTGATTGCCCAGTACGCGGTTCAGCAAGTCTTTGGAATCGACGTAACCGACCACCTGATCAATATGGCCATC encodes the following:
- a CDS encoding bifunctional 2',3'-cyclic-nucleotide 2'-phosphodiesterase/3'-nucleotidase gives rise to the protein MNKRHLTLSLLATLTATSVQASQVDLRIMETTDLHSNMMDFDYYKDKPTDKFGLVRTASLIHAARNEVTNSVLVDNGDIIQGSPLGDYMAAKGLKQGDVHPVYLAMNTLNYAVGNLGNHEFNYGLDYLKKALAGAKFPYVNANVIDDKTGKPLFTPFLITDNAVKDREGKTHNLRIGYIGFVPPQIMVWDKANLQGKVTVADITETAKKWIPEMRKQGADIIVAIPHSGLSGDPYKTLAENSVYYLSQVKGIDAIMFGHAHAVFPSEEFASIKGADIRQGTLNGVPAVMPGMWGDHLGVVDMVLNNDSGSWKVETAKAEARPIYDKEQKKSLAAEDQSLVKVLAPSHDATRKFVSKPIGKSTDNMYSYLALVQDDPTVQIVNNAQKAYTEHFIQGDPDLADLPVLSAAAPFKVGGRKNDPASFVEVEKGELTFRNAADLYLYPNTLVVMKVTGQEVKDWLECSAGQFNQIDIHNTKPQSLINWDGFRTYNFDVIDGVKYEVDVSQPAKFDGECTLINKEAERIKNLTYNGKPIDLKASFLVATNNYRAYGGKFAGTGDKHIAFASPDENRSVVAAYISAETKKAGAVTPTADNNWKLAKITATQPLDIRFETSPGDKAAAFIQSHAQYPMTAKGTDAIGFEIYQVDLQK
- the cysQ gene encoding 3'(2'),5'-bisphosphate nucleotidase CysQ, with amino-acid sequence MLEQICQLARDAGDAIMAVYDGEQPLDARHKKDDSPVTAADIAAHNVIKAGLQTLDPQTPMLSEEDPQSWGERQNWTRYWLVDPLDGTKEFLKRNGEFTVNIALIEDGIPVLGVVYVPVTKVMYSAAEGKAWKEEQGVRQQIAVKEAHPPLVVVSRSHFSNDPELQDYLAQLGEHQTVAIGSSLKFCLVAEGTAQLYPRFGPTNIWDTGAGHAVALAAGAQVHDWKGQTLDYVPRESFLNPGFRVSLF
- a CDS encoding YtfJ family protein; the protein is MLLRSLFVIIFMTFSFFASAHNFTVGQRLAPVGVDDKGELNDIKDVFSYSKWNSAKLPGKVRIVQHMAGRSSAKALNEPLITAIRAANLPHDRYQTTTIVNTDDAIIGTGLFVRKSIESGKREFPWSQVIVDSHGAVKKAWELQPESSAVVVLDKNGVIKLAKDGQLSPQEVQQVITLVDHLVKE
- a CDS encoding DUF1107 domain-containing protein, whose product is MRIFQRYNPMKVAKYVKTLFRGRLYIKDVGAFEFDHGKILLPKVRDKRHFSVMSEVNRQVTHLQTEMG